From a region of the Sebastes umbrosus isolate fSebUmb1 chromosome 10, fSebUmb1.pri, whole genome shotgun sequence genome:
- the fbxo9 gene encoding F-box only protein 9 isoform X1, with amino-acid sequence MWKTSSLQLLFSKADENTDVGGMIEDEDECSDDPNLQLELSVFRAQWMSELKSSSGASGLSSRLLRAKGLKRSQDIAQEEKATELFLRAVQEEQNGAVYEAIKFYRMAMQLVPDIEFKINYSRPSDADRGGGNFREDNDADGDIEDLLAYFEQELTLESAFPKICTPEFDLTQMHISHLPREILMYIFRWVVSSELDMRALEQLSLVCRGFYICARDPEIWHLACMRVWGRNCTKLVPFKSWREMFLRRPRVRFDGVYISKTSYIRQGEESLDGFYRAWHHVEYYRYLRFFPDGHVVMLTTPEDPLVVVPRLRTKNVRMDSVLLGHFRLSQETDNQTKVFAVVCKRKEEKATEFQRNRFCRRNPPPEAEHSFHVGLHLSSGGRQSFSKLVWIHHSCHITYKMTGETVITAFDLDSMYTPFFFARVKSYTAFSDQPL; translated from the exons GCTGACGAAAATACAGATGTGGGAGGTATgattgaggatgaagatgaatgTTCAGATGACCCAAACCTTCAG CTGGAGCTCAGTGTGTTCAGAGCTCAGTGGATGTCTGAACTCAAATCGAGCTCTGGAGCAAGTGGACTGAGTAGCCGACTGCTGCGAGCTAAAGGCCTGAAGAGGTCACAAGACATTGCCCAGGAGGAGAAA GCCACAGAGCTGTTCTTGAGAGCTGTTCAGGAAGAGCAGAATGGAGCCGTCTATGAGG CTATCAAGTTCTATCGCATGGCTATGCAGCTTGTGCCTGACATTGAGTTTAAAATCAACTACAGCCGTCCTTCTGATGCAGACCGAGGTGGAGGAAACTT CAGGGAGGACAATGATGCTGACGGTGATATCGAGGATCTACTTGCCTACTTTGAGCAGGAGCTCACTCTGGAAAGCGCCTTTCCAAAGATCTGCACTCCTGAGTTTGATTTGACTCAGATGCACATTTCAC ACTTGCCACGCGAAATCCTGATGTACATTTTCCGTTGGGTTGTGTCGAGTGAGCTGGACATGCGAGCCCTGGAGCAGCTCTCTTTGGTTTGCCGTGGGTTCTACATTTGTGCAAG GGACCCTGAGATTTGGCATTTAGCCTGTATGAGAGTGTGGGGACGGAACTGCACCAAACTTGTGCCCTTCAAATCCTGGAGGGAGATGTTTCTGCGAAGGCCTCGTGTCCGTTTTGATG GTGTTTATATCAGCAAGACATCGTACATTCGTCAAGGAGAGGAATCGCTGGATGGATTTTACAGGGCTTGGCATCACGTTGAGTACTACAG GTACCTCCGGTTCTTCCCTGACGGCCACGTCGTCATGCTCACCACCCCTGAGGATCCTCTGGTCGTTGTTCCTCGCTTGCGTACTAAGAACGTCAG GATGGATTCTGTTCTGCTCGGTCATTTCCGTCTGTCACAGGAGACCGACAATCAAACCAAAGTTTTTGCTGTTGTCTgcaagagaaaggaggag AAAGCGACCGAGTTTCAAAGGAATCGGTTCTGCAGGCGGAACCCCCCTCCGGAGGCTGAACACAGCTTCCACGTGGGACTGCATCTGTCCTCTGGGGGGCGTCAGAGTTTCAGTAAGCTGGTGTGGATCCACCACTCCTGCCACATCACCTACAA gatgaCTGGAGAAACGGTTATCACCGCGTTTGACCTGGACAGCATGTACACGCCCTTCTTCTTTGCACGTGTGAAGAGTTATACCGCTTTCTCCGATCAGCCTCTGTAA
- the fbxo9 gene encoding F-box only protein 9 isoform X2 produces MWKTSSLQLLFSKADENTDVGGMIEDEDECSDDPNLQLELSVFRAQWMSELKSSSGASGLSSRLLRAKGLKRSQDIAQEEKATELFLRAVQEEQNGAVYEAIKFYRMAMQLVPDIEFKINYSRPSDADRGGGNLEDNDADGDIEDLLAYFEQELTLESAFPKICTPEFDLTQMHISHLPREILMYIFRWVVSSELDMRALEQLSLVCRGFYICARDPEIWHLACMRVWGRNCTKLVPFKSWREMFLRRPRVRFDGVYISKTSYIRQGEESLDGFYRAWHHVEYYRYLRFFPDGHVVMLTTPEDPLVVVPRLRTKNVRMDSVLLGHFRLSQETDNQTKVFAVVCKRKEEKATEFQRNRFCRRNPPPEAEHSFHVGLHLSSGGRQSFSKLVWIHHSCHITYKMTGETVITAFDLDSMYTPFFFARVKSYTAFSDQPL; encoded by the exons GCTGACGAAAATACAGATGTGGGAGGTATgattgaggatgaagatgaatgTTCAGATGACCCAAACCTTCAG CTGGAGCTCAGTGTGTTCAGAGCTCAGTGGATGTCTGAACTCAAATCGAGCTCTGGAGCAAGTGGACTGAGTAGCCGACTGCTGCGAGCTAAAGGCCTGAAGAGGTCACAAGACATTGCCCAGGAGGAGAAA GCCACAGAGCTGTTCTTGAGAGCTGTTCAGGAAGAGCAGAATGGAGCCGTCTATGAGG CTATCAAGTTCTATCGCATGGCTATGCAGCTTGTGCCTGACATTGAGTTTAAAATCAACTACAGCCGTCCTTCTGATGCAGACCGAGGTGGAGGAAACTT GGAGGACAATGATGCTGACGGTGATATCGAGGATCTACTTGCCTACTTTGAGCAGGAGCTCACTCTGGAAAGCGCCTTTCCAAAGATCTGCACTCCTGAGTTTGATTTGACTCAGATGCACATTTCAC ACTTGCCACGCGAAATCCTGATGTACATTTTCCGTTGGGTTGTGTCGAGTGAGCTGGACATGCGAGCCCTGGAGCAGCTCTCTTTGGTTTGCCGTGGGTTCTACATTTGTGCAAG GGACCCTGAGATTTGGCATTTAGCCTGTATGAGAGTGTGGGGACGGAACTGCACCAAACTTGTGCCCTTCAAATCCTGGAGGGAGATGTTTCTGCGAAGGCCTCGTGTCCGTTTTGATG GTGTTTATATCAGCAAGACATCGTACATTCGTCAAGGAGAGGAATCGCTGGATGGATTTTACAGGGCTTGGCATCACGTTGAGTACTACAG GTACCTCCGGTTCTTCCCTGACGGCCACGTCGTCATGCTCACCACCCCTGAGGATCCTCTGGTCGTTGTTCCTCGCTTGCGTACTAAGAACGTCAG GATGGATTCTGTTCTGCTCGGTCATTTCCGTCTGTCACAGGAGACCGACAATCAAACCAAAGTTTTTGCTGTTGTCTgcaagagaaaggaggag AAAGCGACCGAGTTTCAAAGGAATCGGTTCTGCAGGCGGAACCCCCCTCCGGAGGCTGAACACAGCTTCCACGTGGGACTGCATCTGTCCTCTGGGGGGCGTCAGAGTTTCAGTAAGCTGGTGTGGATCCACCACTCCTGCCACATCACCTACAA gatgaCTGGAGAAACGGTTATCACCGCGTTTGACCTGGACAGCATGTACACGCCCTTCTTCTTTGCACGTGTGAAGAGTTATACCGCTTTCTCCGATCAGCCTCTGTAA
- the fbxo9 gene encoding F-box only protein 9 isoform X3 produces MADENTDVGGMIEDEDECSDDPNLQLELSVFRAQWMSELKSSSGASGLSSRLLRAKGLKRSQDIAQEEKATELFLRAVQEEQNGAVYEAIKFYRMAMQLVPDIEFKINYSRPSDADRGGGNFREDNDADGDIEDLLAYFEQELTLESAFPKICTPEFDLTQMHISHLPREILMYIFRWVVSSELDMRALEQLSLVCRGFYICARDPEIWHLACMRVWGRNCTKLVPFKSWREMFLRRPRVRFDGVYISKTSYIRQGEESLDGFYRAWHHVEYYRYLRFFPDGHVVMLTTPEDPLVVVPRLRTKNVRMDSVLLGHFRLSQETDNQTKVFAVVCKRKEEKATEFQRNRFCRRNPPPEAEHSFHVGLHLSSGGRQSFSKLVWIHHSCHITYKMTGETVITAFDLDSMYTPFFFARVKSYTAFSDQPL; encoded by the exons GCTGACGAAAATACAGATGTGGGAGGTATgattgaggatgaagatgaatgTTCAGATGACCCAAACCTTCAG CTGGAGCTCAGTGTGTTCAGAGCTCAGTGGATGTCTGAACTCAAATCGAGCTCTGGAGCAAGTGGACTGAGTAGCCGACTGCTGCGAGCTAAAGGCCTGAAGAGGTCACAAGACATTGCCCAGGAGGAGAAA GCCACAGAGCTGTTCTTGAGAGCTGTTCAGGAAGAGCAGAATGGAGCCGTCTATGAGG CTATCAAGTTCTATCGCATGGCTATGCAGCTTGTGCCTGACATTGAGTTTAAAATCAACTACAGCCGTCCTTCTGATGCAGACCGAGGTGGAGGAAACTT CAGGGAGGACAATGATGCTGACGGTGATATCGAGGATCTACTTGCCTACTTTGAGCAGGAGCTCACTCTGGAAAGCGCCTTTCCAAAGATCTGCACTCCTGAGTTTGATTTGACTCAGATGCACATTTCAC ACTTGCCACGCGAAATCCTGATGTACATTTTCCGTTGGGTTGTGTCGAGTGAGCTGGACATGCGAGCCCTGGAGCAGCTCTCTTTGGTTTGCCGTGGGTTCTACATTTGTGCAAG GGACCCTGAGATTTGGCATTTAGCCTGTATGAGAGTGTGGGGACGGAACTGCACCAAACTTGTGCCCTTCAAATCCTGGAGGGAGATGTTTCTGCGAAGGCCTCGTGTCCGTTTTGATG GTGTTTATATCAGCAAGACATCGTACATTCGTCAAGGAGAGGAATCGCTGGATGGATTTTACAGGGCTTGGCATCACGTTGAGTACTACAG GTACCTCCGGTTCTTCCCTGACGGCCACGTCGTCATGCTCACCACCCCTGAGGATCCTCTGGTCGTTGTTCCTCGCTTGCGTACTAAGAACGTCAG GATGGATTCTGTTCTGCTCGGTCATTTCCGTCTGTCACAGGAGACCGACAATCAAACCAAAGTTTTTGCTGTTGTCTgcaagagaaaggaggag AAAGCGACCGAGTTTCAAAGGAATCGGTTCTGCAGGCGGAACCCCCCTCCGGAGGCTGAACACAGCTTCCACGTGGGACTGCATCTGTCCTCTGGGGGGCGTCAGAGTTTCAGTAAGCTGGTGTGGATCCACCACTCCTGCCACATCACCTACAA gatgaCTGGAGAAACGGTTATCACCGCGTTTGACCTGGACAGCATGTACACGCCCTTCTTCTTTGCACGTGTGAAGAGTTATACCGCTTTCTCCGATCAGCCTCTGTAA
- the fbxo9 gene encoding F-box only protein 9 isoform X4 — protein sequence MIEDEDECSDDPNLQLELSVFRAQWMSELKSSSGASGLSSRLLRAKGLKRSQDIAQEEKATELFLRAVQEEQNGAVYEAIKFYRMAMQLVPDIEFKINYSRPSDADRGGGNFREDNDADGDIEDLLAYFEQELTLESAFPKICTPEFDLTQMHISHLPREILMYIFRWVVSSELDMRALEQLSLVCRGFYICARDPEIWHLACMRVWGRNCTKLVPFKSWREMFLRRPRVRFDGVYISKTSYIRQGEESLDGFYRAWHHVEYYRYLRFFPDGHVVMLTTPEDPLVVVPRLRTKNVRMDSVLLGHFRLSQETDNQTKVFAVVCKRKEEKATEFQRNRFCRRNPPPEAEHSFHVGLHLSSGGRQSFSKLVWIHHSCHITYKMTGETVITAFDLDSMYTPFFFARVKSYTAFSDQPL from the exons ATgattgaggatgaagatgaatgTTCAGATGACCCAAACCTTCAG CTGGAGCTCAGTGTGTTCAGAGCTCAGTGGATGTCTGAACTCAAATCGAGCTCTGGAGCAAGTGGACTGAGTAGCCGACTGCTGCGAGCTAAAGGCCTGAAGAGGTCACAAGACATTGCCCAGGAGGAGAAA GCCACAGAGCTGTTCTTGAGAGCTGTTCAGGAAGAGCAGAATGGAGCCGTCTATGAGG CTATCAAGTTCTATCGCATGGCTATGCAGCTTGTGCCTGACATTGAGTTTAAAATCAACTACAGCCGTCCTTCTGATGCAGACCGAGGTGGAGGAAACTT CAGGGAGGACAATGATGCTGACGGTGATATCGAGGATCTACTTGCCTACTTTGAGCAGGAGCTCACTCTGGAAAGCGCCTTTCCAAAGATCTGCACTCCTGAGTTTGATTTGACTCAGATGCACATTTCAC ACTTGCCACGCGAAATCCTGATGTACATTTTCCGTTGGGTTGTGTCGAGTGAGCTGGACATGCGAGCCCTGGAGCAGCTCTCTTTGGTTTGCCGTGGGTTCTACATTTGTGCAAG GGACCCTGAGATTTGGCATTTAGCCTGTATGAGAGTGTGGGGACGGAACTGCACCAAACTTGTGCCCTTCAAATCCTGGAGGGAGATGTTTCTGCGAAGGCCTCGTGTCCGTTTTGATG GTGTTTATATCAGCAAGACATCGTACATTCGTCAAGGAGAGGAATCGCTGGATGGATTTTACAGGGCTTGGCATCACGTTGAGTACTACAG GTACCTCCGGTTCTTCCCTGACGGCCACGTCGTCATGCTCACCACCCCTGAGGATCCTCTGGTCGTTGTTCCTCGCTTGCGTACTAAGAACGTCAG GATGGATTCTGTTCTGCTCGGTCATTTCCGTCTGTCACAGGAGACCGACAATCAAACCAAAGTTTTTGCTGTTGTCTgcaagagaaaggaggag AAAGCGACCGAGTTTCAAAGGAATCGGTTCTGCAGGCGGAACCCCCCTCCGGAGGCTGAACACAGCTTCCACGTGGGACTGCATCTGTCCTCTGGGGGGCGTCAGAGTTTCAGTAAGCTGGTGTGGATCCACCACTCCTGCCACATCACCTACAA gatgaCTGGAGAAACGGTTATCACCGCGTTTGACCTGGACAGCATGTACACGCCCTTCTTCTTTGCACGTGTGAAGAGTTATACCGCTTTCTCCGATCAGCCTCTGTAA